A single window of Eucalyptus grandis isolate ANBG69807.140 chromosome 1, ASM1654582v1, whole genome shotgun sequence DNA harbors:
- the LOC104433588 gene encoding cysteine-rich and transmembrane domain-containing protein WIH1 gives MSQENSQNQIPVAYPPPASALATTYTAPPPPAGYPTRDGPQPAQKAVPIETKTRGDGFWKGCCAALCCCCVLEECC, from the exons ATGAGCCAAGAAAACAGCCAGAACCAAATCCCAG TGGCCTACCCACCACCAGCATCGGCGTTGGCAACGACCTACACGGCACCGCCCCCACCGGCCGGCTATCCCACCAGGGATGGTCCACAGCCAGCCCAGAAGGCCGTCCCTATTGAAACCAAGACTAGGGGCGATGGCTTTTGGAAGGGCTG CTGCGCTGCGCTGTGCTGCTGCTGCGTACTAGAGGAATGCTGCTAG